Proteins from a single region of Amycolatopsis sp. CA-230715:
- a CDS encoding helix-turn-helix domain-containing protein, with translation MNSLDLEIGLFSSQNELSERILNDRAFIERTRLRKDRELIAYRDEGEWLNRLREQNKMLIRHLCDLTNLSRSAIQCIEHGRQRPSLYTLRKLAYALGVEPDQLILLVAEDYVARDAHLYETGLYQPDRFPVRKDGKELSRITWQYAVGNSHQVRLGSHIHAIRNRASITQKEWAKRSRMGATILSKIENSRYNLSTVPLLIGVAIGLRVPLDELTSFVVLHQVRNRNRAL, from the coding sequence GTGAACAGTCTGGACCTGGAAATCGGTTTGTTCTCAAGTCAGAACGAACTCAGCGAACGCATACTCAATGATCGGGCGTTCATCGAACGGACCCGCTTGCGCAAAGACCGCGAACTCATCGCATACCGCGATGAGGGCGAATGGCTGAATCGCCTACGCGAGCAGAACAAAATGCTGATACGACACCTATGTGACCTGACTAATCTATCCCGTTCCGCAATTCAATGCATAGAACACGGCAGGCAACGCCCATCGCTCTACACACTCCGCAAACTCGCGTACGCACTCGGCGTAGAACCTGATCAATTAATCCTCTTGGTTGCAGAGGACTACGTGGCACGTGACGCCCATCTATATGAGACAGGCCTCTACCAGCCTGACAGATTTCCTGTACGCAAAGACGGAAAGGAACTGTCCCGGATCACATGGCAGTACGCCGTAGGCAACAGTCATCAGGTAAGACTAGGATCGCATATCCACGCCATCCGAAACCGCGCATCCATCACACAGAAAGAATGGGCCAAACGCTCGCGAATGGGCGCTACCATCCTGTCAAAGATCGAGAATTCGCGATACAACCTATCCACTGTTCCCCTGCTCATCGGAGTGGCGATAGGACTTCGGGTGCCGCTGGACGAACTAACGTCATTCGTAGTTCTCCATCAGGTACGGAACCGGAACCGTGCTTTGTAA
- a CDS encoding NUDIX hydrolase, whose amino-acid sequence MEWINHGEKLVYENRWFKVNLADVELPDGRHLDHYLIRQRAVALVAAVNSRDEVMLLWRHRFITNTWGWELPAGVVDDGESVEHAAAREMLEETGWRAGPLHKLLTVEPSNGLADALHHIYWADGAEYVSHPEDDFESNRREWIPLAAVPDLVNKGEIRSANAVAALLLLHHMRSGPGFEKE is encoded by the coding sequence GTGGAGTGGATAAATCATGGCGAGAAACTTGTCTACGAAAATCGTTGGTTCAAGGTCAACTTGGCGGACGTCGAGTTGCCGGACGGCCGCCATCTAGATCATTATCTGATTAGGCAGCGCGCCGTTGCGCTTGTCGCTGCGGTAAATTCCCGTGATGAGGTCATGTTGCTATGGCGGCATCGATTCATCACGAATACTTGGGGTTGGGAGTTGCCTGCTGGTGTGGTTGATGACGGCGAATCAGTCGAGCATGCGGCGGCGCGGGAAATGCTCGAAGAGACCGGTTGGCGTGCGGGACCGCTACACAAGTTGCTCACCGTTGAACCGTCAAACGGTCTAGCGGACGCGCTACATCATATCTATTGGGCAGACGGCGCCGAATATGTGAGCCATCCTGAAGACGACTTCGAATCTAATCGTCGAGAGTGGATTCCCCTAGCCGCAGTTCCCGACTTGGTCAACAAGGGAGAAATTCGAAGCGCCAACGCGGTTGCTGCTCTGCTGCTTCTGCATCACATGCGGTCCGGACCGGGTTTCGAAAAGGAGTGA
- a CDS encoding WhiB family transcriptional regulator, with product MTDEQEYGEFAEQAAARLDHLEVVPSGVLLHVVTRDGACMWFTAGTDNPECPEDGPEREVAAAICGDCPVRDECLELEFRTAGYGTVGVWGALAEDDRRAAYLAWTARRDGGRS from the coding sequence GTGACCGACGAACAGGAGTACGGCGAGTTCGCCGAACAGGCCGCCGCGCGGCTTGATCACCTCGAAGTGGTGCCGTCCGGGGTGCTGTTGCACGTGGTGACCCGCGACGGGGCGTGCATGTGGTTCACCGCAGGAACCGACAACCCGGAGTGCCCCGAGGACGGCCCCGAACGGGAGGTGGCCGCCGCTATCTGCGGTGACTGCCCGGTGCGTGATGAGTGTCTGGAACTGGAGTTCCGCACGGCCGGTTACGGCACGGTCGGCGTGTGGGGCGCACTCGCCGAAGACGACCGGCGCGCGGCCTATCTCGCGTGGACGGCCCGCAGGGACGGGGGCCGTTCATGA
- a CDS encoding helix-turn-helix domain-containing protein yields the protein MDNHEYRAVYTGVFSIRETAWILGVDEDHVCRLIRVGVLPAVRRRGRLVVPAHAVALLLPAPGERGRK from the coding sequence ATGGATAACCACGAATACCGCGCCGTTTATACCGGCGTGTTTTCGATCCGTGAGACCGCGTGGATTCTCGGAGTGGACGAAGACCACGTGTGCCGCTTGATCCGTGTCGGCGTGCTGCCTGCGGTCCGTCGCCGTGGGCGGCTGGTCGTTCCCGCTCACGCGGTCGCGCTGTTGCTGCCCGCCCCCGGCGAGAGGGGGCGGAAGTGA
- a CDS encoding FtsK/SpoIIIE domain-containing protein — protein MNTTPETPDGGARAGELVPKIYDAEVIDTEVITDNNEHNNDGGGSTARRAGLVVRRKVIDCTGYVVRRVRESDRAARWRALLAYRVRKAPQDLLRLLWFLLRGHGRWIAKGWTWATYADLRGDVRQARMAGDAQARREAQETLRADAKARWAKLAIGLRRVVVTAAVVVVVLVLLALTEMLFDRASMPDWLAALYEIRDGIGAGIVAVVPWLLTVGPIGWIAAATWEGRDKTPGAGWLVQPDRGDAESWVDERMISRALAHLGVAPLNRFFKDGGELSYLTAARKDGDGTFARVRLPLGVTADMVADRRATLAANLGRASLETWPTKADEDGVLDLWIADKGTLQGGAGDWPLLHEGTVDVFDGVPWGLTQRGLVVNAPLLEANWLIGGRPGQGKTAAMRTLVLGAGLDPTAELWVFVMGESPDFEPLRPRLSRYRMGMDDSVAADAVAALRDLTEEMERRGRILGAQPGRPPKVSRKLADKPGLGLHPLILAIDECHELFQHKKYGKHAAELAVRLIKRGRKYGVILVLATQSPTKDSIPKEVTRNISCGVAFAVADHIANDGLLGAGRYRAGIRATELRMRTDRGTCVAVGITDEPWELVRTFYVPFEDGTDMVTPVVARAMALLAEQGRQVTATTADDGGEPAPVDHLADILDVCQGEKRVRTQTVLARLIADNPDEYDGWTLTDLSATLNRYGITPGKSHGVMVIRADDVSSALATREDEQAGEHDGEATGNRGVLPSAENDQTPPVDQGKPQRGRQSGTRRNTPETPGKHGPAPSRPDSPDTDGGADDQ, from the coding sequence ATGAACACGACGCCTGAGACCCCCGACGGCGGAGCACGCGCGGGTGAGCTGGTCCCGAAGATCTACGACGCGGAAGTAATCGACACGGAGGTGATCACCGACAACAACGAGCACAACAACGACGGCGGTGGGAGCACGGCCCGCCGGGCGGGGCTAGTGGTGCGGCGCAAGGTGATCGACTGCACCGGCTACGTGGTGCGGCGGGTACGGGAGTCCGACCGTGCCGCACGGTGGCGGGCGCTACTGGCCTACCGGGTGCGCAAGGCACCGCAGGATCTCCTGCGGCTGTTGTGGTTCCTGCTGCGTGGTCACGGCCGATGGATCGCGAAGGGATGGACGTGGGCCACCTACGCCGATCTTCGCGGGGACGTCCGGCAAGCCCGGATGGCAGGCGACGCGCAAGCCCGCCGCGAAGCACAGGAAACCCTACGGGCCGACGCGAAAGCACGGTGGGCCAAGCTCGCAATCGGCCTGCGGCGCGTGGTGGTCACCGCCGCCGTGGTGGTGGTCGTGCTGGTCCTGCTCGCACTCACCGAAATGTTGTTCGACCGCGCGAGCATGCCCGACTGGCTAGCCGCCCTGTATGAGATCCGCGACGGTATCGGAGCGGGCATCGTGGCCGTGGTGCCGTGGCTGCTGACCGTCGGCCCGATCGGCTGGATTGCCGCCGCCACATGGGAAGGACGCGACAAAACACCGGGCGCGGGATGGCTCGTTCAACCCGACCGCGGAGACGCTGAGTCCTGGGTGGACGAACGCATGATCTCCCGTGCCCTGGCGCATCTTGGTGTGGCTCCGCTGAACCGTTTTTTCAAGGACGGTGGGGAATTGAGCTACCTCACCGCCGCGCGCAAGGACGGAGATGGAACGTTCGCGCGGGTGCGGCTGCCCCTCGGGGTGACCGCCGACATGGTGGCCGACCGCCGCGCCACGCTCGCGGCGAACCTCGGGCGCGCGTCGCTGGAAACCTGGCCCACCAAAGCCGATGAGGACGGAGTACTGGACCTCTGGATTGCCGACAAGGGCACGCTTCAGGGGGGCGCGGGTGACTGGCCGCTGTTGCATGAGGGCACGGTGGATGTGTTCGACGGGGTGCCGTGGGGCCTGACCCAACGCGGCCTTGTCGTGAACGCGCCGTTGCTTGAGGCGAATTGGTTGATCGGTGGTCGGCCCGGTCAGGGCAAGACGGCGGCCATGCGGACGCTGGTCCTCGGGGCGGGGTTGGACCCCACCGCCGAACTGTGGGTGTTCGTCATGGGCGAGAGCCCGGATTTCGAGCCGCTGAGGCCGCGTCTGAGCCGCTACCGCATGGGCATGGATGATTCAGTGGCCGCCGATGCCGTGGCGGCGCTGAGGGACCTTACAGAGGAGATGGAGCGGCGCGGCCGGATCTTGGGCGCGCAACCCGGACGCCCGCCCAAGGTGTCCCGCAAGCTCGCGGACAAGCCGGGGTTGGGGTTGCACCCGCTCATCCTGGCAATCGACGAGTGTCACGAACTGTTCCAGCACAAGAAATATGGGAAGCACGCGGCAGAGTTGGCCGTCCGGCTGATCAAACGTGGCCGCAAGTACGGCGTGATCCTGGTCTTGGCGACGCAATCGCCCACAAAGGACTCCATCCCCAAGGAAGTGACCCGCAACATCTCGTGTGGTGTCGCGTTCGCCGTGGCCGACCACATAGCCAACGACGGCCTGTTGGGCGCGGGCCGGTACCGGGCAGGCATCCGCGCCACCGAACTACGCATGCGGACCGATCGGGGCACGTGCGTAGCGGTAGGGATCACCGACGAACCATGGGAGTTGGTACGTACCTTCTATGTGCCGTTCGAGGACGGTACGGACATGGTGACCCCGGTCGTGGCGCGCGCTATGGCGCTACTGGCCGAACAGGGACGGCAGGTGACCGCGACCACCGCAGACGACGGCGGCGAACCGGCACCGGTTGATCACTTGGCCGATATCCTGGACGTGTGCCAGGGAGAGAAGCGTGTCCGCACGCAAACCGTGCTTGCGCGGTTGATCGCGGACAACCCGGACGAGTACGACGGCTGGACGTTGACCGATCTCTCAGCCACGCTCAACCGCTACGGCATCACCCCCGGCAAGAGCCACGGCGTCATGGTCATCCGGGCCGATGACGTGAGTTCCGCACTCGCCACCCGAGAGGACGAACAGGCGGGGGAGCACGACGGGGAGGCCACGGGGAACCGGGGAGTTCTCCCCAGCGCCGAAAACGACCAAACTCCCCCGGTTGACCAGGGAAAACCCCAGCGGGGGAGGCAATCCGGCACCCGCCGGAACACCCCCGAAACCCCCGGAAAACACGGTCCGGCACCGTCACGGCCGGACTCCCCGGACACCGACGGGGGCGCCGATGACCAGTAG
- a CDS encoding Imm1 family immunity protein: MTETHGGRSERASRLTVTASLSNGVARVAHGKAAAVNLIDTILATEHTRSETLLYIGDREYYSAPDGGPIPNHQFRITVSSLRRVAALHYSDHDDTDMPHAVTYDPRQPHPEVDLIFSEETGAVFPRSALIPITHARMALLEWLETRKRPRCVEWIAY, from the coding sequence ATGACCGAAACACACGGCGGCCGTAGCGAGCGCGCATCGCGCTTGACCGTCACCGCGTCACTCAGTAACGGCGTCGCGCGCGTGGCGCACGGAAAAGCGGCAGCGGTCAACCTGATAGACACGATCCTCGCGACCGAGCACACGCGATCGGAGACCCTTCTCTACATCGGCGACCGCGAGTACTACAGCGCGCCCGACGGCGGCCCGATTCCCAACCACCAGTTCCGGATCACCGTCTCATCGCTGCGCCGGGTGGCCGCTCTTCACTACAGCGACCACGACGACACCGATATGCCCCACGCGGTCACTTACGACCCGCGTCAACCCCACCCAGAAGTAGACCTCATCTTCAGCGAGGAAACTGGCGCCGTTTTTCCCCGTTCCGCTCTCATCCCGATAACGCACGCACGCATGGCGCTACTCGAATGGCTCGAAACACGCAAACGCCCGCGCTGCGTCGAATGGATCGCGTACTAA